In the Solanum pennellii chromosome 5, SPENNV200 genome, one interval contains:
- the LOC107018708 gene encoding inorganic pyrophosphatase TTM2-like, which translates to MPKDTSNGEATRRAGLLKDQVQLVKRKNCDRYEIISIPDNLSFEKGFFVVIRACQLLVQKNEGLIILGVAGPSGAGKTVFTEKILSFMPSVAVISMDNYNDASRIVDGNFDDPRLTDYDTLLKNINDLKAGKPAEVPIYDFKSSSRIGYRILEVPSSRILIIEGIYALSEKLRPFLDLRVSVTGGVHFDLVKRVLRDIQRAGQEPSEIIHQISETVYPMYKAFIEPDLKTAHIKIINKFNPFTGFQSPTYILKSFRDVQVDQIKSALSEEHTESTEQTYDIYLLPPGEDPETCQSYLRMRNKDGKYSLMFEEWVTDSPFVISPRISFEVSVKLLGGLMALGYTIATILKRSSHVFSDEKVCVKIDWLEQLNRHYVQVQGRDRLIVKSVADQLGLEGSYTPRTYIEQIQLEKLVNEVMALPDDLKTKLSLDEDLVSSPKEALSRASAERVAWRNKNLRSGLSHSYANHREKNLSKIDTDSQRFDDRNTDSATLANQGAVTHLSEQISTLNDRMDDFTSKMEELNSKLTKKRTSPSTQSLALQAEACNGSGPTSYFISGLGNGSLTGSIMPNSSSSSLLIPKESNLMEELSNVARGQRQIMHQLDSLSNLLRERLGEQSRQARTSKRSDLNSIRVPLVVTLAVSGLGLFLFRSRN; encoded by the exons ATGCCTAAAGATACTAGTAATGGAGAAGCTACTCGGAGAGCTGGTCTCTTAAAGGACCAAGTTCAACTAGTCAAGAGAAAGAACTGTGATCGATATGAAATCATCTCGATACCTGATAATTTGTCATTTGAGAAAGGTTTCTTTGTTGTAATCCGTGCGTGCCAGTTGTTGGTTCAAAAGAATGAAGGATTGATAATACTTGGTGTTGCTGGTCCCTCCGGAGCAGGAAAGACTGTGTTTACGGAGAAAATACTCAGCTTCATGCCAAGTGTTGCAGTTATCTCAATGGATAATTACAATGATGCTAGTCGAATAGTTGATGGAAACTTTGATG ATCCACGACTTACAGACTACGATACATTGCTGAAAAACATCAATGATCTAAAGGCCGGGAAGCCGGCTGAGGTTCCCATATATGATTTCAAATCTAGCTCTCGCATAGGATACAG GATTCTTGAAGTACCTAGCTCACGCATTTTGATTATTGAGGGTATCTATGCTTTGAGTGAAAAGTTGCGGCCTTTTCTGGATCTTCGCGTATCTGTGACAGGTGGGGTTCACTTTGATCTTGTCAAAAGGGTTTTACGGGATATACAGCGTGCCGGGCAGGAACCCTCGGAGATAATCCATCAAATATCTGAAACG GTTTATCCAATGTACAAGGCTTTTATTGAACCTGATCTCAAGACTGcacatataaaaattatcaacaaatttAATCCATTTACTGGATTTCAGAGTCCTACATACATTTTAAAG TCTTTTAGGGATGTGCAAGTCGATCAAATCAAGTCTGCATTATCTGAAGAACACACTGAAAGTACGGAGCAAACTTACGACATATACCTTCTGCCACCTGGTGAAGATCCAGAGACATGCCAATCATATCTGAGGATGAGAAATAAAGATGGAAAGTACAGTCTCATGTTTGAG GAGTGGGTAACTGATTCTCCATTTGTCATATCACCAAGAATCAGTTTTGAAGTTAGTGTGAAGCTTCTTGGTGGATTGATGGCTTTGGGATACACAATTGCGACAATACTCAAAAGAAGTAGTCATGTATTTTCTGATGAAAAGGTTTGTGTGAAAATTGATTGGCTAGAGCAACTGAACCGGCATTATGTTCAG GTCCAAGGAAGAGATCGCCTTATTGTAAAATCTGTTGCTGATCAGCTGGGACTGGAGGGTTCATACACTCCGCGTACATATATTGAGCAAATACAGCTAGAGAAGCTTGTGAATGAAGTTATG GCACTACCAGATGATTTGAAAACGAAGCTTAGCTTAGATGAAGATCTCGTCTCCAGCCCAAAAGAAGCTCTCTCTCGAGCCTCAGCAGAGAGAGTAGCATGGAGAAATAAGAATTTAAGAAG TGGATTGTCCCATTCGTACGCAAATCACAGAGAGAAAAATCTGTCCAAGATTGATACTGATAGTCAGAGGTTTGATGACAGAAACACTGATTCAGCAACATTAGCAAATCAG GGAGCTGTTACACATTTATCGGAACAAATATCTACCTTGAATGATCGGATGGATGATTTTACATCTAAAATGGAAGAGCTTAATTCCAAGTTAACCAAAAAAAGAACTTCTCCGAGCACACAAAGTCTGGCTTTGCAAGCCGAAGCTTGTAATGGATCCGGCCCAACTTCTTACTTCATATCTGGTTTAGGAAATGGTTCCTTGACAGGATCCATTATGCCAAATTCATCCTCCTCCTCTTTGCTAATCCCAAAGGAGTCCAATCTGATGGAAGAG CTATCTAACGTGGCACGTGGACAACGCCAAATTATGCATCAGTTAGACAGCCTTAGCAATCTTCTTCGCGAGAGACTGGGAGAACAATCACGACAAGCCAGAACAAGCAAGAGAAGTGATCTAAATTCGATCAGAGTACCTCTCGTTGTGACCTTAGCAGTAAGTGGATTGGGGCTGTTTCTGTTTAGGAGCCGAAACTGA
- the LOC107018870 gene encoding F-box/FBD/LRR-repeat protein At1g13570-like yields the protein MMDPEAKKQCCESLPFDVLSNLPENVIDIILMCLPFRDAVRTSILSKVWRYKWCRLPELTLDDAFWKTKNNLICHTTAITKIIYHILIFHEGPITKFTLCVPKSRSCPMIDDLIYFLAKNGIRDLVLKLPFKSEPYELPPSFFKSLHLKNLNLQNCSIVRPPTFKGLDRLIRLELCEVSISSEDLGSLISHCLLLEHLVLYIAETYSNLIEINAPRLKSFYFAGSVRSIILKNIPHLAKLLLASSDTDYFGEEKWDIVKFFESFESFSALEHIYLNMLFAAEASEVPKRLPFNLNSVKRLDISVDLYNSVEVSCALCLIRSFPYLQYMDISEAYPKYDMEEAYQVEFSSDVTFNHLREVRLTLASGSIIEMQLAKLLLANSPMLVRMLFTSSVVKGSAAVKKLVAELTTFQCASPKAEVSYIEN from the exons ATGATGGATCCTGAGGCTAAAAAGCAGTGTTGTGAATCTTTACCTTTCGATGTACTTAGCAATCTTCCGGAGAATGTAATTGACATTATACTTATGTGTTTGCCGTTTAGAGATGCGGTGAGGACTAGCATCTTATCAAAAGTATGGAGATATAAATGGTGCCGACTTCCTGAGTTGACACTTGATGATGCTTTTTGGAAAACAAAGAATAACTTAATATGCCATACGACTGCGATTACCAAGATTATCTAccatattttgatttttcatgaaGGGCCGATTACAAAGTTTACTCTCTGTGTTCCTAAGTCGAGAAGTTGTCCTATGATCGATGACTTGATATATTTCCTTGCGAAAAATGGCATTCGGGATCTTGTGCTTAAACTTCCATTCAAGAGTGAACCATATGAATTGCCaccttcatttttcaaaagCTTGCACTTGAAGAATTTGAATCTCCAGAATTGCTCAATAGTTCGTCCACCGACCTTCAAAGGACTTGATAGGTTAATTAGGTTGGAACTATGTGAAGTTTCAATTTCTTCCGAGGATCTGGGAAGTTTGATCTCTCATTGCTTGTTGCTCGAGCATTTGGTGTTGTATATTGCCGAGACTTACAGCAACCTCATCGAAATTAATGCTCCTAGGCTGAAATCATTTTACTTCGCAGGCAGTGTGAGATCtatcattttaaagaatatcCCTCATTTGGCAAAGCTTTTACTTGCATCTAGCGACACAGATTATTTTGGGGAAGAAAAATgggatattgtgaagtttttcGAATCCTTTGAGTCTTTTTCTGCTCTCGAgcatatatacttgaatatG ttATTTGCTGCAGAAGCGAGTGAAGTACCAAAGAGGCTTCCGTTTAATCTCAACAGTGTCAAAAGACTTGACATAAGTGTTGATCTTTATAACTCGGTTGAGGTATCATGTGCCCTATGCCTGATTAGAAGCTTCCCGTATTTACAATATATGGATATTTCG GAGGCTTATCCTAAATATGATATGGAAGAAGCTTATCAAGTAGAATTTTCATCGGATGTGACGTTTAATCACCTAAGGGAAGTTAGGCTAACGCTTGCTAGTGGCTCAATCATCGAGATGCAGCTTGCCAAACTTCTGTTAGCCAATTCTCCCATGCTAGTGAGAATGCTCTTCACGTCGTCTGTAGTTAAAGGATCTGCTGCAGTCAAAAAACTCGTTGCTGAGTTAACAACATTTCAGTGTGCATCACCTAAAGCAGAGGTGTCCTACATCGAAAACTAG